The DNA region TCTTACTCCTTAGGTTATTTAGCAGCCAACCCAAGATTTGGATCACTGCCTAAAGTTGCACGTaagttatcaaaaaaaaaaaaaggcagattccTTTTGAAAGAAGACAATGTTGATAGCACCTGGGGACCTGAACATCCAGAATGCCCGTGTTGACCATCCCTGATTCCTGCCACTTTGCCTTTGTCCGTTCATTCAACCCTGATAGACAGCTTAGCAGTAGAGACTTAGTCATCTTCAAAGCATGGACGAGGAGGGCCTGGCAGGACAGAGACAGTCATCCTTCAGTACCAGCAGGGCATCTGTTACAGAACCCCCCTGAGCATACCAAAATGTGCAGATGCGCAGCTCCCTTTATGTGAAAGGGCACATTATCTGTGTGGATAACTGCATGCATTCTCCGAGTATCTGGATTACTTACCAGACCTAGGACagtgtaaatgctatgtaaatagtttaTGGgctaatgaaaaaaagaaagaaactttgcACATCCTCAGGACAGATgcaaaatttctaaaaaatatttctggTCTGCAGGCAGTTGAATACGTGGGTGTGGAACCCATGGTACAGAGGGCCCACTGTAGCCCTACCTGCAGATAATGGATCCTTAACGGAATCCTCTTTATTTTACCCTAATCTTTTCAGAGTGTGTTCTATGGCAGACACACAAAATTGGTCATTTTTATGCATCCAGGACCTCCCAGTAACAAGTTTATATCCTTGGGATCTTCTCCACTTTCACTTGAAAATGTACCTATACTGTTTTTGTGCAAAAGACTGGGTGTGGTATACAGTCTGAAGCTTCATTCCCAGCAGAAGGAACAGGCTTAAAATTGCTCCCACTTCCTCCTGATCCCTATCCTGTAAGCAAGATGTTCTGCAACTCCTTCTATTCCATGTTCATAAAGAAAACAGAGGGGTCTTTCTACCTAGGGCTTTGGAGATTGCCCCTAGCCACAACCCAGCTCCCACCTTTCCATCCAGTAACGTCCTCCACCATTTGACATCCAGGCCACAGTCTGGCTGCCTCCCCCAAGATGGCACCTTCACTCCATTGTCTTAGTCTGCTTCATGTAGGTTTAAAGCTGAAGACATCATAAAGTGTCCTCTGCCCAGTCCTGTTCTTTTCCCAGagttttacttcattaatttgtCATGGCacattgaacataaaaattattaGTGTTAATAAGGAAAATTCTAGAACAGGAATAGTGGAGAAGAGTCTGAGCCTCTGAATTATCTGTCTCAACTTCCTTTTACAGTTGCTGGTATCTTGGGATTTGGACTGGGTAAGGCTTCCTACATTGGAGTGTGCCAGAGTAAATTCCATTCCTTTGAAAATCAGCTCCGTGGGGCTGGATTTGGTCCACACCATAACAGGTTGGTTGTCATCTGTTCAATTGGGAGAATACAATGAAGCTAATGACAAGAAATTGCATGAAAGTTACTTATATAATacaaaatatacctttaaaatgCATAGATTGGGCCGTTGTTGGGTACAACAGTGAAGCCACCACTTGCGATGCCTACTTCCTCATGTTAAAATGTCTGAGTTCAAATTCCACTGCCACTCTCctttctagctttctgctaatgtacgctctgggaggcatcaggtgatgggCCAAGTAGTTAGTTCTGAcccaccgcatgggagacccacattaagttcctgctgtctctttctccttctctctacaaatctgcctttccaaggcaaATCttcccatcttaaaaaaaatatattttcattggaaaggcagatttacagaaaaaagaaacatctcttccatctgctggttcactctccacatggtctCAAAGGTTGAATCTGacccaatccaaggccaggagccaggagcttcttctgagtctcccatgtgggtgccaaatCCCCAAACCATGGGCCAtcctggtctgctttcccaggccacaagcagggagctggatgggaaggaactggcaaccatatgggatcccagcacttagaagtgaaggattagccaatcaatCCATCGCAACAGGcccaaaaatcttaaaaatacaaaaaggagCCTCTTAACCCTCTGATTCTGAGCTATTTAAATCAAGAATTATTTAATATGTTTAGttatctatttcattttcttaacaaATTAATTcggttatttttgttgttatttgaaaggcaaagagactaactggttcattccacaaatatccataagagccaggggctgggccaggcatcccacatgaacagcagagacccaagttcttgagtcatTACCTCTTATTTCTCagggcactagcaggaagctagaatcagaagtacAGCACAGACTCAGACCTGGATGCTCTTTTCCAAGTGGAGTCTTGGGTACTATGCAGGAAGCCCCCCGTCTCCTAATAAATATGTAATGAAACACCTCCTGTTCTCAAAGCATTGTGCAAGTCTGAAAAACAGCTCAGAAACTGCGGCTTCTGCCATCCTGAGGTTACACAAAATGTCAACAGGCTTCTGATTGCAGGGTTTTTCAGAGTCTTTAATATGTTCAGATGTGGCGATTCTCCTTCAGGGAGATGCCCaggttcatttgctttttttaaaaaaaaattaggtatatgtacatgtgtatgtgtgtctaattCCATAGGCATATAGTTAAATCCTGGATATACACATTAGATACATTCAGActtttaagatatgtttatttttacttgaaaggcaaattttagaaagaagagagccatagaggtcttccatctgctggatcactccccactGACCACACTGGCTAgtcctgagccaatccaaaggcaggagccaagagcttcttctaggtctcccatttggatgcaggggcccaagtatttgagccattgtctgccactttacccagaccataagcagggagctggaacagaagtggaggagcctaaACTcaaacccagtgcccatatgggatgtcagtgctgcaggcaggcCAATTAGCTTACTAGAACACAGCACAGGCCCCTTTTGTCTTTTGGTAGCAATGgctctttatttaaaataaagagtTAAGATGTTCAATCCTGTCTCTGTGACCCTTATCACAAACACAACCATCTATTTCAACTTCATTTTTGGCTTCTTTTTGGATAAAATCCTGGGAATTTTAAATCAAGAAATGATTCATTTTATCTATTAGGTTAGGAGCTAGGTTTGTGGGCTGGAAATTAAATGGCCACTTGCAGCATCAGTATCCTGCTATATCCCTGGATCCCATTTAGCTCCTTGCTAACTCACCTGGGACagcgatggcccaagtgcttaggcccctggtACCAGAGTGGGAGACCCATGGAGTTCAGGGTTCTTTGTTTCAGCCatttctgccatttggggaggtAACTAGTGGGCAgaagctctctctatctctctcactcCACCCTCACCCTTCAAGCCACCATCACGTTGCCtgtctaaatctttaaaaaccaacaatatcattttgttttaaaactagCTCGTGAACTCTAGCATAGAAATTATCTAAATAATATGTTAAGACTAGAGTTGGCAGGATCACAGTACAACCCACTGCTTATTGTTGCTTCTCTTCTAGGCACTGCCTGCTTACCTGTGAGGAGTGCAAAACCAGGCATGGGCTGAGCCAGAAGGGAGACAAGCAGCCATCAGCTTCCTAAGCTCTTGTGTCTAtggcttttgaaaatttttaaacctCTGAATTTGAATGCATTAAAAACTTCAAGTATACTTTCAAATATACTTCTAGTGGGTGGAATAAGACCATTGTGATTGTGTCACTGTTATAATGCTTTCCCTAATGGGCTGTCAGTAGAATTGAGCACATGTTTTTCTGCTCCTTGTAAGAATGTGCTGGGAGTCCTCACACACTGAAACAGAAATGATGTTGTACCCTCCCATACTTATGGCTAAGTAAAAGAATTCAGTCTTTGACTTGTCCCAATTCATTCTTTTATTCTGTTCCCACAGAGGACAGGGATGATATTGAGAAAGTTGGAGAGTCATGACCCAAAGAAAATTCCTATGTTTAGAGACAGATACTGGACAAGGGAGTCTGTCTTACAGGTCAAAGAAGGGTTTCCTAATAAGTATGGAACAAGATTTCTCACAATAACAAGACTCACCTGAAAGGGTCACACTGAGTCAGATGACCAGGGTGACTTTAGGACTAATCAGTGTGATGGGGTTTTGGTAAAGCCATGTGCTTCACATCCTGGACACCTATTCAGTCAGCACTCAAGAATGAACTTGTCTTATATACTCTTAGCCTAAGTCAGCACCAAGTGTCCCTACTCCCAAGGAACAGCTTACTGATGGCAAGAACCCCTGGAGGAATGGGCTTGGAGGGTGATGAACTCTGAGGAGCTTAGAGAGCCCAGAGGCTGCCAATGCCacaccaggagtcaggatcccTATTCCCATGGTCAAGTTCATTGTgcgtgtgggggtgggggagtttTGTCACGTGGGAACCTTTTAGTTGGCTGAATTCTGCACAAACCTTTTCTTTGCACCTTTGCGTCTTAATATAAGATTTCCAACATTTATGGGCACATGTATACATTTCTATTTCACTTAATTCATCTCGAAGCCTATAGCAaggacaaaaagggaaaaaacccTCATTAAAAGTATTACTTGATGTGAAATAGTTTCCCCATTAAAATACTTGAAGGTTATTTTTACATGATTAAGTATAAAATGGATTCTAAGCCTCTTTTTAAGTTATGTATTTTTTAGTCAAATCCTATTTCCATAAATAAGAATGCAGAGCTCATATCCTAGCTTCCTGAATGCAGTCTGGCTCTAGGCTCTGATCAGCAATAGATGACTGTTACCTTGGCTATTGGCAAAAATTCAGAAGCAGGCACATTGTTTCCTGCATGCACCCCAGCAAATGATTTCCTAGAGCTCACAACATTTTCGCATTGCTGAGCACAGCAAGTGAATGTCAGAATCAGTCTCAGGGGACTGAGAAAAATGCACTTGTTGGAAAGAAAAGATTGTTTCTTCCTGATGACATCTTCCCCATTCTTTTCACAGTGGGTTTTTTTACTGCTTGGGCTCTCTGCTTTTCTGAAGTAGCTAAGTTACTCACTGAAGCACCTTATCATGTGATGCATCTCAGTGTGAAAGGTCATCAAAGACATCCTGGCTCTTCTGGTGCATATTGTATACAAGGAGCCCAGTATCTTGGACCTCATTGCTTGTGTTAAAGGAACAGTACCCGTCTTAGAGCATGCAGTGATTACACTGATCCTCAAGCTCATCTTTGGCCTGAAAGCATCACCCTTAtgacggaaaaaaaaaaatcttggcaaaAAATTACAGGATAAAATTGTAGATGagcttaaatgaagaaaaaactgATGAGAATGCTTGGTAAAAATTTGATGTCTATTAAACCTTATGGTCAGACTTTGCCAGAGATGTTATGAACTGATATTCCAgagcaaagaaaatggaaaacagtcTATCACAGGTCCTGTCCCACTTATGACAGGTTTAATATTTcccattaagaaaatatttagaagtttTAGAGGCAGTTAATATACTTATCAAACATAGCTTAATGTATGTGAACTCCAGGATCATAGCTTAGCCACATAATGTACTCAGAAGACTTAGATCAGTCCacacaaccagcagatggaagatctttctccctgtaaatctgactttccaacaaaaataaatctttttaaaaagtaactttgggcccggcggcgtggcctagcagctaaagtcctcaccttgaacgccccgggatcccatatggacgctagttctaatcccggcagctccacttcccatccagctccctgcttgtggcctgggaaagcagtcaaggacggcccaaggctttgggaccctgcacccgtgtgggagacccggaggaggttcctggttcccggcttcggatcggcgcagcatcagtcgttgcggctcacttggggagtgaatcatcggacggaagatcttcctctctgtctctcctcctctgtgtatatctgactttgtaataaaataaataaatcttttaaaaaaaaaaaaaaagacgctacttgagagcccagcacaatggctcaatggctgaatcctcaccttgcatgcccagaatcccacatggatgtcagttccagtcccggctgttccaactcccatccagctcccttcttgtggcctgggaaagcagccaagcatggcccaaagccatgggactctgtacctgcatggagagccagaagaagctcctggctgctggcttcggatcagctgggCTCTTtgtccttgtggccacttggggagtgaaccagaagctggacaatctttgtctctccttccctctgtaaatttgatctaccattccaataaatatatgatctcttaaaaattaaaaagaaagttcaCAGCCTGGCCAAAGAAATGCACAGATGCAGGATGGCAGATGAGCAAGACAAGGGGAGCTGTGCTCTCGGTGGCAAGAACGGACAAGGCTCTGAAGGCTTTTCA from Ochotona princeps isolate mOchPri1 chromosome 11, mOchPri1.hap1, whole genome shotgun sequence includes:
- the OCIAD2 gene encoding OCIA domain-containing protein 2; protein product: MASVSTQESQEKSPNWPPLNKKSMLFCPKSKLHIHKGEIAKIIRECQEESFWKRALPFSLVSMLVTQGLVHQGYLAANPRFGSLPKVALAGILGFGLGKASYIGVCQSKFHSFENQLRGAGFGPHHNRHCLLTCEECKTRHGLSQKGDKQPSAS